A genomic stretch from Edaphobacter aggregans includes:
- a CDS encoding energy transducer TonB, whose product MRFGSTDSFSAFMRQLAEDRKFAMDFWALAGKFSNREGGQLSDEQMLNAIVQEIAGCSVTAADDKLKPQINDFARILAGEDVSSPVVHEEDEVVVASPAAVPPPPMKAIETSTSQPSAAPAFSRSSERISEQAFNSDLKSSPLPEPDARVEDQLTSGLDDHTSSRESGLTQHQLDEALLRLELNSLELKLHLDNIDSRMSRMEPHLEELASKVSGVRDRESVGRIAAGPITRPEQVREPITEPVREKSRPMQESVGRAVEKSRLVLEPQPVPLINSADDDDPSISIPLQGYSQRRISRSVGLFAALLLIGVGGFFFLHRQYGASLWADFGPSLHERYDAALHELHGVVKGRAADGSGSAEVSSTTGAGTAAANDSSPAQDAPSASAQVASAPVVSEPAEQNTNEPTKAVTESQAAISKTDAHLRHKSHALAVPEEPELVETSRGVSDGGLEGPVSVAPGVMEENLVVSRVPAYPDVAKADRVEGPVVMQAIITKNGTVGHLHVLQGDPMLRSAASEAVSKWRYRPYTVNGKPVEVATTVTVDFKLNR is encoded by the coding sequence GTGCGTTTTGGATCGACGGACAGCTTTAGCGCATTCATGCGGCAGCTTGCGGAAGACCGAAAGTTCGCGATGGATTTTTGGGCGCTCGCAGGCAAATTCAGCAACCGTGAGGGCGGCCAGCTCTCCGATGAGCAGATGTTGAATGCCATCGTGCAGGAGATTGCGGGTTGCTCGGTAACAGCTGCGGATGACAAGTTAAAACCGCAGATAAATGATTTCGCGAGAATCCTTGCGGGCGAGGATGTGAGCAGTCCCGTTGTGCACGAGGAAGACGAGGTTGTCGTCGCGTCGCCCGCCGCTGTTCCACCTCCTCCCATGAAGGCTATTGAGACTTCGACGAGCCAGCCCTCCGCAGCTCCTGCATTCTCTCGATCTTCAGAACGAATATCGGAGCAGGCATTTAACTCTGACCTGAAGTCTTCGCCGTTACCGGAGCCTGATGCGAGAGTGGAGGATCAACTGACGAGTGGACTGGACGATCACACTTCGTCGCGTGAGTCCGGACTGACGCAACATCAGTTGGATGAGGCTCTGTTGCGGCTGGAATTGAATAGCCTCGAGCTTAAATTGCATCTCGACAATATCGACAGCCGTATGAGCCGGATGGAGCCGCATCTTGAAGAGCTAGCCTCGAAGGTCTCGGGTGTGCGTGATCGTGAGAGTGTGGGAAGAATCGCTGCGGGGCCAATCACCAGACCAGAGCAAGTCCGTGAGCCGATAACTGAGCCAGTACGAGAGAAGTCGAGGCCGATGCAGGAGTCTGTGGGCCGAGCCGTCGAGAAATCCAGGCTCGTGCTGGAGCCGCAGCCGGTGCCGTTGATCAATTCGGCGGATGATGACGATCCTTCGATCTCAATCCCGCTTCAGGGCTACTCGCAGCGACGGATCAGTCGAAGTGTAGGTCTCTTTGCAGCGTTGCTGTTGATTGGGGTGGGCGGATTTTTCTTTCTCCATCGGCAGTATGGTGCATCTCTATGGGCAGATTTTGGTCCGTCGCTTCATGAGAGGTATGACGCAGCGCTTCATGAACTGCACGGTGTGGTGAAGGGTCGAGCAGCCGATGGATCGGGTTCGGCTGAGGTATCGAGCACCACTGGAGCGGGTACAGCCGCGGCAAACGATAGCAGCCCGGCTCAGGATGCTCCGTCCGCGAGTGCGCAGGTCGCGAGTGCACCAGTCGTAAGCGAGCCAGCGGAACAAAATACGAACGAGCCCACAAAAGCCGTCACTGAATCGCAAGCCGCCATCTCGAAAACTGATGCGCACCTGCGACACAAGAGCCACGCTCTAGCCGTTCCGGAGGAACCAGAGCTAGTTGAAACGAGCAGAGGTGTTTCGGACGGCGGTTTGGAAGGGCCGGTGTCTGTTGCGCCTGGTGTGATGGAAGAGAACCTGGTGGTGTCGCGAGTTCCTGCTTACCCGGACGTTGCCAAGGCCGATCGCGTCGAAGGCCCGGTCGTCATGCAGGCGATCATCACGAAGAACGGCACAGTGGGGCATCTGCATGTACTTCAAGGCGACCCGATGCTGCGGAGTGCAGCGTCCGAAGCGGTCTCGAAATGGCGCTACAGGCCCTACACGGTGAACGGTAAGCCGGTCGAAGTGGCAACCACGGTTACGGTTGATTTCAAGCTGAACCGTTAA
- a CDS encoding alpha-N-arabinofuranosidase: protein MTLKPSPTSSRRSFLKASTLAASAIALRGSNILAQATQADAHIEIMPGEPIATISPEIYSHFIEHLGGVIYDGVWVGENSKIPNQRGVRTAFIDAMRAVRAPLLRWPGGCFADSYDWRDGIGPASKRPARTAFWGQQDTNQYGLHEFMRTCRAIGCKPYLASNLRTLPARDFYQQIEYCNAPAGNVPSNSAAPAVPNSFATERAANGDVTPFNVDIWGVGNESWGCGGNLTPEEYAAEYRRFTAWTPSYTREPLRFVAVGPNGDDVDWTTRLFKALHANPERRHLWGLSVHYYTSGSPSKFAAGDALQFNDADFYDLLTRGSIMERVVTDHWGAMADTDKEHRVKLVVDEWGAWYGKGTELAPEYNLSQQSTMRDALLTGITLDIFQRHADKVAVANVAQSINCIHSLMLAQGDKFTVTPTFHVFKMYLPHQGAQAVRAEFKAPDIANPLANAPIPVGGNSYRGSLEAVKTLAGLSGSASVATTGNGKVLTLSVVNPHLDKALTTEVAVRGATIASAKGTVLVSKDVHDHNDFAHPDAVKPTIATVAGPAGGRLLHTFPAASVTTLELTLA, encoded by the coding sequence ATGACATTGAAACCTTCGCCTACCTCCTCGCGACGCTCCTTCTTGAAAGCCTCCACGCTTGCCGCTTCTGCCATTGCGCTGCGCGGTTCGAACATTCTTGCCCAGGCTACGCAGGCTGACGCGCATATCGAGATCATGCCTGGCGAACCCATCGCCACGATCTCCCCTGAGATCTATTCACACTTCATCGAGCATCTGGGCGGCGTTATCTATGACGGCGTTTGGGTGGGCGAGAACTCAAAGATTCCCAACCAGCGCGGCGTTCGCACTGCCTTTATCGACGCGATGCGCGCCGTGCGGGCACCGCTGTTGCGGTGGCCCGGCGGCTGCTTCGCCGACAGCTACGACTGGCGCGACGGTATCGGACCTGCATCCAAACGTCCAGCACGCACAGCCTTCTGGGGCCAGCAGGATACGAATCAGTATGGTCTGCACGAGTTCATGCGTACGTGCCGGGCCATCGGCTGCAAACCGTATCTCGCTTCTAATCTGCGTACCCTGCCGGCGCGCGACTTCTACCAGCAGATCGAATACTGCAACGCGCCTGCGGGCAACGTGCCTTCGAACTCAGCCGCTCCAGCCGTCCCGAACTCTTTCGCTACGGAGCGCGCTGCAAACGGCGATGTCACCCCCTTCAACGTCGATATCTGGGGCGTGGGCAACGAGAGCTGGGGCTGCGGTGGCAATCTGACCCCCGAAGAGTATGCCGCTGAGTATCGCCGCTTTACTGCATGGACGCCGAGTTACACCCGGGAGCCCCTGCGCTTCGTAGCCGTCGGACCTAACGGCGATGATGTTGACTGGACGACACGGCTGTTCAAGGCGCTACATGCAAATCCAGAGCGGCGGCATCTGTGGGGGCTTTCGGTGCACTACTACACGTCCGGCAGTCCGAGTAAATTTGCGGCTGGCGATGCACTGCAGTTCAACGACGCCGACTTCTACGATCTGCTTACGCGCGGCAGCATTATGGAGCGCGTGGTGACCGATCACTGGGGAGCGATGGCGGACACCGACAAAGAGCACCGCGTGAAACTCGTCGTCGATGAGTGGGGAGCATGGTATGGCAAGGGCACCGAGCTTGCGCCTGAGTACAACCTCTCGCAGCAGTCCACCATGCGCGATGCTTTGCTGACCGGTATTACGCTCGACATCTTTCAGCGTCATGCGGATAAAGTGGCGGTCGCGAACGTTGCGCAGTCGATCAACTGTATCCACTCGCTTATGCTCGCGCAGGGCGATAAGTTCACGGTGACACCGACGTTCCACGTCTTCAAGATGTATCTGCCGCATCAAGGGGCGCAAGCTGTTCGCGCGGAGTTCAAAGCACCGGACATCGCCAATCCGCTGGCGAACGCGCCCATTCCCGTTGGCGGCAACAGTTATCGTGGATCGCTTGAGGCTGTCAAAACGCTTGCAGGTCTGAGCGGTTCAGCCTCGGTCGCGACTACAGGCAACGGTAAGGTGCTGACACTGAGCGTCGTGAACCCTCACCTCGACAAAGCACTCACGACTGAGGTCGCTGTGCGTGGGGCGACGATCGCTTCCGCGAAGGGCACTGTCCTGGTCAGCAAAGATGTACACGATCACAACGATTTCGCGCACCCTGACGCGGTGAAGCCCACGATAGCAACCGTAGCCGGTCCGGCTGGAGGACGCCTGCTCCATACCTTCCCGGCCGCGAGCGTTACCACTCTGGAACTGACTTTGGCCTGA
- the cobO gene encoding cob(I)yrinic acid a,c-diamide adenosyltransferase, with protein MTETSRRGLILINTGPGKGKTTAALGTAFRAAGNGMRVLILQFLKGSWHYGELDAAKLLGEDFVIKQMGRGFVKVGGAETDPEDIRMVEQAWDEAAAAILSGDWDLVVLDEINYAIGYKMLDPEKVAEVLRAKPEMVHVILTGRNAHPTLIELADTVTEMREVKHAYEKGILAQRGIEF; from the coding sequence ATGACCGAGACCTCCCGACGCGGACTGATACTCATCAACACTGGACCCGGCAAGGGCAAGACTACTGCTGCCCTTGGGACTGCCTTCCGAGCCGCAGGCAATGGCATGCGCGTGCTAATTCTTCAGTTCCTCAAGGGCTCATGGCACTACGGTGAGCTCGATGCTGCGAAGCTCCTTGGCGAAGACTTCGTCATCAAGCAGATGGGTCGCGGCTTTGTGAAAGTAGGCGGCGCCGAGACCGACCCCGAAGATATCCGCATGGTGGAGCAGGCCTGGGATGAAGCGGCGGCGGCGATTCTTTCGGGTGACTGGGATCTTGTTGTGCTTGACGAGATCAACTACGCGATTGGGTACAAGATGCTCGACCCCGAGAAGGTTGCCGAGGTCTTGCGCGCCAAGCCGGAGATGGTTCACGTCATTCTTACGGGGCGCAATGCTCATCCCACTCTGATCGAGCTGGCCGATACCGTCACCGAGATGCGCGAGGTGAAGCATGCATATGAAAAAGGCATTCTTGCCCAGCGCGGGATTGAGTTTTAG
- a CDS encoding 23S rRNA (pseudouridine(1915)-N(3))-methyltransferase RlmH, translating into MKIVLAAILPRRARTKAEGTDRLLADYIERVARYTPCVSMLFDSEPSLLEWVDRQPGRAPAYAVLLDSRGKMFSSEDFAVQISRLRDSGTQNLVFAVGPADGWSAVARTRANLLLSFGPMTLPHQLARVVVAEQVYRALTIIAGHPYHSGH; encoded by the coding sequence ATGAAGATCGTCCTTGCCGCAATCCTTCCACGCCGCGCTCGAACCAAGGCCGAAGGAACGGACCGTCTGCTCGCGGACTATATAGAGAGGGTCGCACGGTATACGCCCTGCGTCTCTATGCTCTTCGACTCCGAGCCATCTCTGCTGGAATGGGTTGACCGACAGCCTGGTCGTGCGCCGGCTTACGCGGTTTTATTGGACAGCCGCGGCAAAATGTTCTCTTCCGAAGATTTTGCTGTCCAGATCAGCCGTCTTCGCGACTCCGGCACTCAAAATCTGGTGTTTGCTGTCGGTCCCGCGGACGGATGGTCCGCTGTCGCTCGCACCCGCGCTAATTTACTTCTTTCCTTCGGCCCCATGACACTACCCCATCAACTTGCCCGCGTCGTCGTTGCCGAACAGGTGTATCGCGCACTGACTATCATCGCCGGACACCCGTATCACTCCGGGCACTAG
- a CDS encoding TonB-dependent receptor domain-containing protein — MRLKSLAIALLTLFVMVGVGFAQTSKGIVAGTVRDKTGAVIPNANVTVASQETGEIRTTTSSETGSYRVEAINPGLYSIKVTMAGFSDTEVKDLRVLPSIITTFDPILNVGTVGEMVSVEANTNSINTDNGHLSGTIESKELSLLPIFSLSPFELVATLPGVQMMNPSLNLQGVGGNFEQLSVNGARPRSNNYMLDGQDINDVGIGGQSFNPQVPDMYQSNTALLNSASAEYGRSGGAVVNLVTKSGTNQFHGSVFELYSGSGLNALDGVTRQGGPFDPSEPNPKARYNEHQFGFTAGGPLWRDKLFAFGGTQFSRFYGKSTSGQIQLPNAAGYAQLTAIGGPQVALLQGLLNNGSYLTSFALLQDNVRPLQVSAAGGCPGGCTVQTAFFQRPPVSQEEPDTQWMYRIDFIPRSADTFTFRYMHDRSNFTPDLGLNTSGLPGFDGEVGGPSELAQGTWTHVFTPNLLNEFRGSEVRLDALFTPTPETLANPLAKIYNVTLSGSGLPTLGVSQNIPQGRAQQLYQFQDTVGWTKGRHSLRMGADVGRDHETDLIAQNALGGLTFAAGGGLSSLDNFLQNRLGTSGSASKSFGPTRVDPHMWKLAAFAQDDIKLTPDLTINVGFRYDYVTVPDNVLPYPAVDPNNPFAPINTVVKVKADKNNVAPRIGFAFVPHYGFLSDGKTVIHGGFGIFYDTDFTNILVNSAQSSPNAPTGTNTSTVTGGLTNATGQLDLITPVLNGLTSSVQSVSSDLVNPLTYQYNFGVERELPAQVKLAVNYVGARGQKLFSNRQLNYFGGFNQPRLNPNRNAINIRDNRADSNYNSLQIEGSRSFGHGLFFRASYTFGKLLDDASEVFATFASPTSYSANLAGNGLFQDYGHSAFDRQHVASFAYAWSPAGFHSDNFAANLLLSAFTRNYTISGTTQFSSGSYQSYSLLGLDTNGDGSTANDRPIVGNRHASINMVGIDGTYVGGTPGVYYDLAANNNSPANGNILNPVTASQVHFLIPYGAQYQNQEVGRNSFENPGQSFWNLALQKAIPAPFKRFESSQFILRAEGQNIGNHNNVGPLDSSLLDVGTVSFLNKSFAREPTFQNFRLWAKWVF; from the coding sequence ATGCGTTTGAAAAGTTTAGCAATAGCCTTGTTAACTCTCTTTGTGATGGTTGGCGTCGGGTTCGCGCAAACAAGCAAAGGAATTGTTGCAGGCACGGTTCGCGATAAGACGGGTGCTGTAATCCCGAACGCGAATGTTACCGTGGCCAGCCAGGAAACAGGCGAGATCCGGACGACGACATCGTCGGAAACAGGCTCTTATCGTGTAGAAGCTATCAACCCTGGTCTCTATTCGATCAAGGTCACGATGGCGGGATTTAGCGATACTGAGGTGAAAGATCTTAGAGTTCTCCCTTCGATCATTACGACCTTTGATCCAATTCTGAACGTCGGTACGGTTGGAGAGATGGTCAGCGTCGAGGCGAACACAAACTCGATCAATACAGACAACGGGCATCTGTCCGGGACAATCGAGTCGAAAGAGCTCTCCTTGCTTCCCATCTTCTCCCTGAGCCCGTTTGAACTCGTCGCAACCCTTCCCGGTGTGCAGATGATGAACCCATCGCTCAATCTTCAGGGCGTCGGCGGCAACTTCGAGCAGCTCTCCGTAAACGGCGCCCGGCCACGTAGCAACAACTACATGCTCGATGGCCAGGACATCAATGACGTAGGCATCGGCGGCCAGTCGTTCAACCCGCAGGTCCCTGACATGTATCAATCCAACACCGCTCTTCTGAACTCCGCTTCTGCTGAATACGGTCGCTCGGGCGGAGCCGTAGTCAATCTGGTTACAAAGAGTGGCACCAATCAGTTTCACGGTAGCGTCTTCGAACTCTACTCTGGTTCCGGTCTGAACGCGTTGGATGGTGTTACCCGGCAGGGTGGACCCTTCGATCCCTCGGAACCGAATCCGAAAGCTCGGTACAACGAGCACCAGTTTGGCTTCACTGCTGGTGGCCCACTCTGGAGAGACAAACTATTTGCTTTTGGCGGAACCCAGTTCAGCCGCTTCTATGGAAAATCGACGTCCGGGCAGATTCAGCTTCCTAATGCTGCGGGCTATGCTCAGTTGACCGCGATTGGCGGTCCGCAAGTCGCCCTACTCCAGGGTCTGCTTAATAACGGCAGCTATCTTACTTCCTTTGCCCTGCTTCAGGATAACGTCAGGCCTTTGCAGGTAAGCGCGGCAGGTGGATGCCCAGGCGGCTGCACGGTGCAGACAGCCTTCTTCCAGCGGCCTCCTGTGTCACAAGAAGAGCCAGATACACAGTGGATGTATCGCATCGACTTCATTCCTCGGTCTGCCGATACCTTCACCTTCCGTTACATGCATGACCGCTCCAACTTCACGCCGGATCTTGGCCTGAACACCTCTGGCCTTCCAGGTTTCGATGGAGAGGTCGGCGGTCCTTCCGAACTTGCGCAGGGTACGTGGACACACGTATTCACGCCCAACCTGCTCAATGAATTCCGCGGCTCAGAGGTAAGGCTCGATGCATTGTTCACGCCTACCCCCGAGACTCTCGCCAACCCGCTTGCGAAAATCTACAACGTTACCCTCTCAGGCAGTGGACTTCCCACACTCGGAGTCTCCCAGAATATTCCTCAGGGACGAGCCCAACAGCTCTATCAGTTTCAAGATACGGTTGGCTGGACAAAAGGCAGACATTCCCTCCGGATGGGCGCAGATGTCGGTCGCGACCACGAGACAGACCTGATCGCACAGAACGCGCTCGGTGGCCTTACTTTTGCAGCGGGTGGCGGCCTGTCCTCCTTGGATAACTTCCTTCAGAACAGACTCGGCACCTCAGGCTCCGCCAGCAAGTCATTCGGTCCGACACGGGTCGATCCACACATGTGGAAGCTCGCTGCATTTGCTCAGGATGATATTAAGCTGACGCCCGATCTCACGATCAATGTCGGATTCCGGTATGACTACGTTACCGTTCCGGATAACGTATTGCCCTACCCTGCTGTTGACCCCAACAATCCCTTTGCCCCCATCAACACGGTGGTCAAGGTCAAGGCCGACAAGAACAACGTAGCTCCCCGTATTGGGTTCGCCTTTGTTCCTCACTATGGATTCCTTTCTGATGGCAAGACGGTAATTCATGGAGGATTTGGAATCTTCTACGATACCGACTTCACGAATATTCTCGTCAATTCGGCTCAGTCTTCACCGAACGCTCCCACGGGCACAAATACTTCAACGGTTACCGGGGGACTAACAAACGCCACCGGTCAGCTTGACCTGATTACTCCCGTCCTGAATGGTTTGACTTCATCCGTTCAAAGCGTTTCGAGTGACTTGGTCAATCCACTTACCTATCAGTACAACTTCGGTGTAGAACGCGAGCTCCCTGCCCAGGTCAAACTGGCAGTAAATTACGTAGGCGCACGCGGACAGAAGCTATTTTCCAATCGTCAACTTAACTACTTCGGTGGATTTAATCAGCCCCGCCTGAACCCAAACAGAAATGCAATCAATATCAGGGACAATCGTGCCGACTCAAACTACAACAGCCTCCAGATAGAGGGCTCGCGCAGCTTTGGTCACGGCCTCTTCTTCCGCGCATCCTATACCTTCGGAAAGCTGCTGGATGACGCGTCGGAGGTCTTCGCTACCTTCGCCTCGCCGACCTCATACTCCGCAAATCTGGCTGGTAATGGACTCTTTCAGGACTACGGCCACTCCGCGTTTGATCGCCAGCACGTGGCATCGTTCGCGTATGCCTGGTCACCCGCAGGGTTCCACTCCGATAACTTCGCAGCCAACCTGCTGTTGTCAGCATTCACTCGCAACTACACCATATCCGGAACGACTCAGTTTTCCTCGGGATCCTATCAGTCGTACAGCCTCTTAGGCCTTGATACCAATGGAGACGGCAGTACAGCCAACGATCGTCCTATCGTCGGCAATCGTCACGCGTCGATCAACATGGTTGGAATCGACGGAACCTACGTTGGCGGTACGCCGGGTGTTTATTACGACTTGGCAGCCAATAACAATAGCCCTGCTAATGGAAATATCCTGAATCCGGTCACGGCAAGTCAGGTTCACTTCCTGATTCCCTACGGTGCTCAGTATCAAAACCAGGAGGTTGGTCGTAACAGCTTCGAGAACCCCGGCCAGTCATTCTGGAATCTTGCGCTGCAGAAGGCGATCCCAGCGCCCTTCAAGCGCTTTGAAAGCAGCCAATTTATTCTTCGTGCCGAAGGTCAGAACATCGGCAACCACAATAACGTCGGTCCACTGGACAGCAGCTTGCTGGATGTAGGAACAGTTTCATTCCTCAACAAGTCGTTTGCCCGCGAACCTACCTTCCAAAACTTCAGGCTCTGGGCGAAATGGGTCTTCTAG
- the accD gene encoding acetyl-CoA carboxylase, carboxyltransferase subunit beta — protein MSWFKREDNEIVNDAEKTVRTEGLWVRCPGCRQVIFKAELEANQQVCPKCGHHFRIGARERIENLLEPGYELVDLELRSTDPLNFTDLKPYKKRLADAQKKTGLNDAIINAIGQLGSHNVVLSVMEYSFIGGSMGSVVGETITRAVDRSLATRHPLIIISASGGARMMEGIASLMQLAKISNGLARLDNEKIPYISVMTDPTTGGVTASFAMLGDLNIAEPEALIGFAGPRVIEQTIRQKLPEGFQRSEFLLEHGFLDAIVPRKEMKQYLEQTLTWMTAQS, from the coding sequence ATGAGTTGGTTCAAACGCGAAGACAATGAGATCGTCAACGACGCCGAGAAGACGGTCCGCACCGAAGGCCTTTGGGTCCGTTGCCCGGGCTGCCGGCAGGTCATCTTTAAGGCCGAACTCGAGGCCAACCAGCAGGTTTGCCCCAAGTGCGGCCACCACTTCCGCATCGGCGCGCGCGAACGCATCGAGAATCTTCTCGAGCCGGGTTATGAACTCGTCGACCTTGAGCTCCGCTCTACCGATCCGCTCAACTTCACCGACCTCAAGCCTTACAAGAAGCGCCTCGCCGACGCGCAGAAGAAGACCGGCCTCAACGACGCCATCATTAATGCCATCGGCCAGCTTGGCTCGCACAACGTTGTACTCAGCGTCATGGAGTACAGCTTTATCGGCGGCAGCATGGGCTCCGTCGTCGGCGAAACCATCACCCGCGCCGTAGACCGCTCGCTCGCGACGCGGCATCCTCTCATCATCATCTCGGCCTCGGGCGGCGCGCGCATGATGGAGGGCATCGCCTCGCTCATGCAGCTGGCGAAGATCTCCAACGGCCTTGCCCGCCTCGACAACGAAAAGATCCCCTACATCTCCGTCATGACCGACCCCACGACGGGCGGCGTTACGGCCAGCTTCGCGATGCTCGGCGATCTGAACATCGCCGAACCCGAGGCACTCATCGGCTTCGCAGGCCCACGCGTTATCGAGCAAACTATCCGCCAGAAGCTACCGGAAGGCTTCCAGCGCTCCGAGTTCCTCCTCGAACACGGCTTCCTCGACGCCATCGTTCCGCGCAAAGAGATGAAGCAGTACCTCGAACAGACGCTCACCTGGATGACCGCTCAATCCTGA
- a CDS encoding phosphocholine-specific phospholipase C has protein sequence MAIDRRSFLQLLSTSALTAAFPASISRALEIPAHHSTGTIADVQHIVIMMQENRSFDHYFGTMRGVRGFRDPRAVTLSNGNPVWCQPNGGSYVLPFHPGTPNLGLQFLEDLAHDWTTTHAAWNEGHNDQWVREKGTTTMAHLTRSDIPFHYALADAFTICDAYHCSLMGPTDPNRYHMWTGWVGNDGRNGGPVLDNAEAGYSWPTFPELLQKAGISWKIYQDIGLGLELNGRGETVDPCIGNYGDNALLYFHQYQNAQRGSALYEGAKTGTNVAVQGSLFDIFQEDVLKGTLPQVTWIVAPEAYTEHPNWPANYGAWYISQILDALTANPEVWSKTAFFLMYDENDGFFDHMVPPTPPQSRAQGLSTVSTTHEIFAGNAHYPAGPYGLGMRVPMFVISPWSKGGWVSSQVFDHTSLIQFIEKRFGLRENNITPWRRAVAGDLTSAFNFASPNDAAVQLPSTVAYRPPDSQRRSDYKPEPPVDQALPAQEPGMRPARAVPYVLNVRGQANFSNRTVNIYFGNSGKAAAVFHVRSGNSHNGPWTYTVGPNAEVSDSWAFTANGQGAYDLSVFGPNGFLRSFKGSILGSNRANLEITSVYNAARGSITLTIVNQQVPLRKTSVPKLATEEELENNSLNNPNQQTLTKVSILNAYTKKTTVHELGPGASLTQSWPLETTFGWYDFVVEVNSDSSFQQRLAGHVETGHDSMSDPALGASVTE, from the coding sequence ATGGCTATCGATCGCCGATCCTTCCTCCAACTTCTGAGTACGAGCGCGCTTACTGCAGCTTTCCCGGCAAGCATCAGTCGAGCGCTGGAGATTCCTGCGCATCACAGTACAGGTACTATCGCGGATGTCCAGCATATCGTCATCATGATGCAGGAGAACCGTTCGTTTGATCATTACTTCGGAACGATGAGGGGCGTGCGCGGATTTCGCGATCCCCGAGCAGTCACCCTTTCCAACGGAAACCCTGTCTGGTGTCAGCCCAATGGTGGGAGCTATGTCTTGCCGTTCCATCCGGGAACGCCGAATCTTGGACTTCAGTTTCTTGAGGATCTTGCGCATGACTGGACGACAACACATGCGGCTTGGAATGAGGGCCACAACGATCAATGGGTGCGAGAGAAGGGCACCACCACGATGGCGCATCTGACCAGGAGCGATATTCCCTTCCATTATGCGCTGGCCGATGCGTTCACTATTTGCGACGCCTACCATTGCTCACTGATGGGACCGACCGATCCGAATCGGTACCACATGTGGACTGGTTGGGTTGGCAACGACGGACGCAATGGCGGACCCGTTCTAGACAATGCCGAGGCCGGATATAGCTGGCCAACCTTTCCGGAGCTTCTACAGAAGGCGGGTATCTCCTGGAAGATCTATCAGGACATCGGCCTGGGGCTGGAACTCAACGGGCGCGGGGAGACGGTGGATCCTTGCATCGGTAACTACGGAGACAACGCGCTCCTTTACTTCCATCAGTACCAGAATGCGCAACGAGGTTCTGCGCTGTACGAGGGAGCGAAGACGGGAACGAACGTCGCGGTACAAGGATCCTTGTTCGATATCTTCCAGGAAGATGTTCTGAAGGGAACTCTGCCGCAGGTTACGTGGATTGTCGCTCCGGAGGCGTACACGGAACATCCAAACTGGCCGGCGAATTATGGTGCGTGGTATATCTCGCAGATACTGGATGCGCTTACGGCCAATCCCGAGGTCTGGAGCAAGACCGCATTCTTCCTGATGTATGACGAGAATGACGGCTTCTTCGATCACATGGTGCCACCGACGCCTCCGCAGTCTCGGGCACAGGGGCTCTCGACCGTGAGCACGACCCATGAGATATTCGCGGGGAACGCTCACTATCCCGCCGGTCCCTATGGCCTAGGGATGCGGGTTCCGATGTTCGTCATCTCTCCGTGGAGCAAGGGTGGCTGGGTGAGCTCGCAGGTGTTCGACCACACATCACTGATTCAATTTATCGAAAAGCGTTTTGGCCTGCGGGAAAATAACATTACCCCATGGCGGCGTGCCGTCGCTGGAGATCTTACGTCGGCCTTCAACTTTGCCTCCCCCAACGACGCTGCGGTTCAATTGCCAAGCACTGTTGCCTACCGGCCACCGGATAGTCAGAGACGTTCGGACTACAAGCCTGAACCTCCTGTGGATCAGGCATTGCCGGCTCAGGAACCGGGAATGCGGCCAGCACGCGCAGTTCCGTATGTGCTCAATGTTCGTGGGCAAGCTAATTTCTCAAACCGTACGGTCAATATTTATTTTGGCAATTCGGGCAAAGCCGCTGCGGTTTTTCACGTGCGTTCCGGCAATAGCCATAATGGACCTTGGACCTATACGGTTGGACCGAATGCAGAGGTCTCAGATAGTTGGGCTTTCACGGCGAACGGTCAGGGCGCCTACGATCTTTCGGTGTTCGGTCCAAATGGCTTTCTGCGCTCCTTCAAGGGCAGCATCCTCGGCAGTAACAGGGCCAATCTCGAGATTACGAGTGTCTACAATGCAGCCCGCGGCAGCATTACATTGACCATCGTCAATCAACAGGTGCCGCTGCGCAAAACGAGCGTTCCGAAGCTCGCTACGGAAGAAGAGCTCGAAAACAATTCGCTGAATAACCCCAACCAACAAACGCTCACCAAGGTGAGCATCCTGAATGCCTATACGAAGAAAACGACCGTCCACGAACTCGGGCCGGGGGCGTCTCTGACGCAATCCTGGCCGTTGGAGACCACTTTCGGCTGGTATGACTTTGTGGTCGAGGTCAATTCGGATTCCAGCTTCCAGCAGCGTCTCGCTGGTCACGTTGAAACTGGACACGATAGTATGAGCGACCCGGCGCTGGGTGCGTCCGTGACGGAGTAA